One region of Streptomyces subrutilus genomic DNA includes:
- a CDS encoding NADP-dependent oxidoreductase, with translation MRAIVVNEWGGPENLVEREIERPEPGLGEILVRVHAAGVNPVDWKTRASGALITWAETPIVGWDVSGTVEAVGPGVTLYAPGDEVYGMPHFPRQAGGYAQYVAAPARHFARKPASLDHVRAAALPLAALTAWQALVDTAGVSAGQRVLVHAAAGGVGHLAVQIAKARGAYVIGTASAGKHELLRELGADEVVDYRTTHFEEAVADVDVVIDAFGGDYGQRSLSVLKPGGHLVTLPGPDGIPADTRGVRASWVLVEPDLKGLEEIAALVEQGLLKPLVDTVLPLEQAARAHEIGELGRTTGKIVLTVAQA, from the coding sequence ATGCGCGCGATCGTCGTGAACGAGTGGGGCGGCCCGGAGAACCTGGTCGAGCGGGAGATCGAGCGGCCCGAGCCGGGTCTGGGCGAGATCCTCGTGCGGGTCCACGCGGCGGGCGTCAACCCGGTCGACTGGAAGACCCGGGCCAGCGGAGCCCTGATCACCTGGGCTGAGACCCCGATCGTGGGCTGGGACGTCTCGGGCACGGTCGAGGCGGTCGGCCCCGGCGTGACCCTGTACGCCCCCGGCGACGAGGTGTACGGCATGCCGCACTTCCCGCGGCAGGCCGGCGGCTACGCGCAGTACGTGGCGGCCCCGGCGCGGCACTTCGCCCGCAAGCCCGCCTCGCTGGACCACGTGCGGGCGGCCGCGCTGCCACTGGCGGCGCTGACCGCCTGGCAGGCGCTGGTGGACACCGCCGGGGTCTCGGCCGGGCAGCGCGTGCTGGTGCACGCCGCGGCGGGCGGGGTCGGCCACCTGGCCGTGCAGATCGCCAAGGCCCGCGGCGCGTACGTCATCGGCACCGCGAGCGCGGGCAAGCACGAGCTGCTGCGCGAGCTGGGCGCCGACGAGGTGGTCGACTACCGCACCACGCACTTCGAGGAAGCCGTCGCGGACGTGGACGTCGTGATCGACGCCTTCGGCGGGGACTACGGGCAGCGCTCGCTGAGCGTGCTGAAGCCGGGCGGCCACCTGGTGACCCTGCCCGGCCCGGACGGCATCCCGGCCGACACCCGTGGTGTGCGGGCCTCCTGGGTGCTGGTGGAGCCGGACCTGAAGGGCCTGGAGGAGATCGCGGCCCTGGTCGAGCAGGGCCTGCTGAAGCCGCTGGTCGACACCGTGCTGCCGCTGGAGCAGGCCGCGAGGGCCCACGAGATCGGCGAACTGGGCCGCACCACCGGCAAGATCGTCCTGACGGTGGCCCAGGCCTAG
- a CDS encoding cysteine desulfurase family protein encodes MAYLDHAATTPMLPEAAAAMSAQFAATGNASSLHAAGRRARRTVEEAREAFADAIGARPSEVVFTAGGTEADNLAVKGLYWARRDADPARTRVLASPVEHHAVLDAVHWLAEHEGAHVEYLPVDRYGRVHADAFREAVERNPDDVALATVMWANNEIGTVMPVRELAAVAREHGIPLHSDAVQAFGQLDVSFGDSGLAAMTVSGHKVGGPYGIGALLLGRDQSPVPVLHGGGQERHVRSGTLDVPAVAAFAVAAVLAAERRERFATEIGALRDELIAAVRAAVPDAVLGGDPDDRLPANAHFSFPGCEGDSLLLLLDAQGIECSTGSACTAGVAQPSHVLLAAGTDPQLARGTLRFSLGHTSTEDDVAALAAAIGPAVERARTAGLS; translated from the coding sequence ATGGCCTACCTCGACCACGCCGCCACCACCCCGATGCTGCCGGAGGCCGCCGCGGCGATGTCCGCGCAGTTCGCCGCCACGGGGAACGCGTCCTCCCTGCACGCCGCCGGCCGCCGGGCGCGCCGCACCGTCGAGGAGGCCCGCGAGGCCTTCGCCGACGCGATCGGCGCCCGCCCCAGCGAGGTGGTCTTCACCGCCGGCGGCACGGAGGCGGACAACCTCGCCGTCAAGGGCCTCTACTGGGCCCGGCGGGACGCCGACCCGGCCAGAACCCGGGTCCTGGCCAGCCCCGTCGAGCACCACGCGGTGCTCGACGCCGTCCACTGGCTCGCCGAGCACGAGGGCGCCCATGTCGAGTACCTGCCCGTGGACCGCTACGGGCGGGTGCACGCGGACGCCTTCCGGGAGGCGGTCGAGCGCAACCCCGACGACGTGGCCCTGGCCACCGTCATGTGGGCGAACAACGAGATCGGCACCGTCATGCCGGTGCGGGAACTGGCCGCCGTCGCCCGGGAGCACGGCATCCCGCTGCACTCCGACGCCGTCCAGGCCTTCGGGCAGCTCGACGTCTCCTTCGGCGACAGCGGCCTCGCCGCCATGACCGTCAGCGGCCACAAGGTCGGCGGCCCGTACGGCATCGGCGCCCTGCTGCTGGGCCGCGACCAGAGCCCCGTACCCGTCCTGCACGGCGGCGGCCAGGAGCGGCACGTGCGCTCCGGCACTCTCGACGTGCCGGCCGTCGCCGCCTTCGCGGTGGCCGCCGTCCTCGCGGCCGAGCGGCGCGAGCGCTTCGCCACCGAGATCGGCGCCCTGCGCGACGAGCTGATCGCCGCCGTCCGCGCGGCCGTTCCCGACGCCGTGCTGGGCGGCGACCCCGACGACCGGCTCCCGGCCAACGCCCACTTCAGCTTCCCCGGCTGCGAGGGCGACTCCCTGCTGCTGCTGCTCGACGCCCAGGGCATCGAGTGCTCCACGGGCTCGGCCTGCACCGCCGGGGTGGCCCAGCCGAGCCACGTCCTGCTGGCCGCCGGCACGGACCCCCAGCTGGCCCGCGGCACCCTGCGCTTCTCCCTGGGCCACACCTCCACCGAGGACGACGTCGCCGCCCTCGCCGCGGCCATCGGCCCGGCCGTCGAACGCGCCCGCACGGCCGGCCTCAGCTAG
- a CDS encoding N-acetylmuramoyl-L-alanine amidase, with translation MVEQGKQGKKASKAPGRTRRAVLFGGLGILTVAAIAGRDEIGRAWWLMPGVSKPRKEGELDHAGASWTAASPANWRLADRPDDYRVDRIVVHVTQGGFDSSVDAFKNPWHKASAHYIVRGDGHIEQMVRELDVAFHAGNRSMNERSVGIEHVGFVDRPKDFTDAMYAASARLAADICRRYGIPADRGHIVGHSEVPGADHTDPGRHWDWDRYVRMVGEALAAG, from the coding sequence ATGGTCGAGCAGGGGAAGCAGGGGAAGAAGGCGTCGAAGGCACCGGGCAGGACGCGCCGGGCGGTGCTCTTCGGCGGGCTCGGGATCCTCACGGTCGCGGCGATCGCGGGGCGGGACGAGATCGGCCGGGCCTGGTGGCTGATGCCCGGGGTGAGCAAGCCGCGCAAGGAGGGCGAGCTGGACCACGCCGGCGCGAGCTGGACGGCGGCCTCGCCGGCGAACTGGCGGCTGGCGGACCGGCCCGACGACTACCGGGTGGACCGGATCGTCGTCCATGTCACCCAGGGGGGCTTCGACTCCTCCGTGGACGCGTTCAAGAACCCATGGCACAAGGCGTCCGCCCACTACATCGTGCGCGGGGACGGCCACATAGAGCAGATGGTGCGCGAGCTGGACGTGGCGTTCCACGCGGGGAACCGCTCCATGAACGAGCGCAGTGTCGGCATCGAGCACGTGGGCTTCGTCGACCGGCCGAAGGACTTCACGGACGCGATGTACGCGGCGTCGGCCAGGCTGGCGGCCGACATCTGCCGGAGGTACGGCATACCGGCGGACCGGGGGCACATCGTCGGCCACTCGGAGGTCCCGGGCGCCGACCACACGGACCCGGGCCGCCACTGGGACTGGGACCGGTACGTCCGCATGGTCGGCGAGGCCCTGGCGGCCGGGTAG
- a CDS encoding thioesterase family protein, whose translation MSHAAAQATIGDSEFDRDTTVTARADEPGVYDAELSAGWTIISAVNGGYLLALVGRALSAALPHPDPFTVSAHYLTSSVPGPAVIRTQVVRVGRTLSTGQASLFQYDESGAEVERIRVLASYGDLAALSDEVRTTALPPAMPSYEDCVGPEAGPAPIPGSSAIVDRLRLRLDPATAGWALGAPSGKGEMRAWFELADGRDADPLSMLLAVDALPPTAFDLGLMGWTPTVELTTHVRRRPAPGPLRISITTRNLAGGFLEEDAEVWDSAGHLVAQSRQLAQAPRT comes from the coding sequence ATGTCACACGCAGCTGCCCAGGCAACCATCGGCGACAGCGAGTTCGACCGCGACACCACCGTCACCGCGCGCGCGGACGAGCCCGGGGTGTACGACGCGGAGCTCTCCGCCGGCTGGACGATCATCAGCGCCGTCAACGGCGGATACTTGCTGGCCCTCGTCGGCCGGGCCCTGTCGGCGGCCCTGCCGCACCCGGACCCCTTCACGGTCTCCGCGCACTACCTGACCTCCTCCGTGCCCGGACCCGCCGTGATCCGCACGCAGGTCGTACGGGTCGGCCGCACCCTCTCCACCGGGCAGGCCTCGCTGTTCCAGTACGACGAGAGCGGCGCCGAGGTCGAGCGCATCCGCGTCCTCGCCTCCTACGGCGACCTGGCCGCCCTGTCCGACGAGGTGCGGACCACGGCGCTGCCGCCCGCGATGCCCTCGTACGAGGACTGCGTCGGCCCCGAGGCCGGCCCGGCGCCGATCCCCGGCAGCTCCGCGATCGTCGACCGGCTGCGGCTGCGGCTGGATCCGGCCACCGCGGGCTGGGCGCTGGGCGCCCCTTCCGGCAAGGGCGAGATGCGGGCCTGGTTCGAGCTGGCCGACGGCCGCGACGCCGACCCTCTGTCCATGCTGCTGGCGGTGGACGCGCTGCCGCCGACCGCCTTCGACCTCGGCCTGATGGGCTGGACCCCGACCGTGGAGCTCACCACCCACGTCCGGCGCCGCCCGGCCCCGGGGCCGCTGCGGATCTCCATCACCACCCGCAACCTGGCCGGCGGCTTCCTCGAGGAGGACGCCGAGGTCTGGGACTCGGCCGGCCACCTCGTCGCCCAGTCCCGCCAGCTCGCCCAGGCCCCCCGCACCTGA
- the mnmA gene encoding tRNA 2-thiouridine(34) synthase MnmA, with the protein MTENLPRTSRPLRVLAAMSGGVDSAVAAARAVEAGHDVTGVHLALSANPQSFRTGARGCCTIEDSRDARRAADVIGIPFYVWDLAERFREDVVEDFISEYEAGRTPNPCLRCNEKIKFAALLDKALALGFDAVCTGHYATVVENEDGSRELHRASDMAKDQSYVLGVLDEKQLAHALFPLGDTLTTKDEIRAEAEERGLAVAKKPDSHDICFIADGDTQGFLANRLGKAEGDIVDESGRTVGTHEGAFGFTIGQRKGLRIGHPAADGKPRYVLDISPVNNTVTVGPVEALDVTALTAIRPRWCGSAPAAPGAYTAQLRAHGGESEVFAELVDGELRVSFTEPVRGVAPGQAIVLYDGTRVVGSATIATTRRAAAASV; encoded by the coding sequence ATGACTGAGAACCTGCCGCGCACCTCCCGCCCCCTTCGCGTCCTGGCCGCCATGTCCGGCGGCGTGGACTCCGCCGTCGCCGCCGCCCGCGCGGTCGAAGCCGGGCACGACGTGACCGGCGTCCACCTCGCGCTCTCCGCCAACCCGCAGTCCTTCCGGACCGGCGCCCGCGGCTGCTGCACCATCGAGGACTCCCGCGACGCCCGGCGCGCCGCGGACGTCATCGGCATCCCCTTCTACGTCTGGGACCTCGCCGAGCGCTTCCGGGAGGACGTGGTCGAGGACTTCATCTCGGAGTACGAGGCCGGGCGCACCCCGAACCCGTGCCTGCGCTGCAACGAGAAGATCAAGTTCGCGGCGCTCCTCGACAAGGCCCTCGCCCTCGGCTTCGACGCCGTCTGCACCGGCCACTACGCCACCGTCGTCGAGAACGAGGACGGCTCCCGCGAGCTGCACCGCGCCTCCGACATGGCCAAGGACCAGTCGTACGTCCTCGGCGTCCTCGACGAGAAGCAGCTCGCCCACGCGCTCTTCCCGCTCGGCGACACCCTCACCACCAAGGACGAGATCCGCGCCGAGGCCGAGGAGCGCGGCCTGGCCGTGGCCAAGAAGCCCGACAGCCACGACATCTGCTTCATCGCCGACGGCGACACCCAGGGCTTCCTCGCGAACCGCCTCGGCAAGGCCGAGGGCGACATCGTCGACGAGTCCGGACGGACGGTCGGCACCCACGAGGGCGCCTTCGGCTTCACCATCGGCCAGCGCAAGGGCCTGCGCATCGGCCACCCCGCCGCCGACGGCAAGCCCCGCTACGTCCTCGACATCTCCCCGGTGAACAACACCGTCACCGTCGGCCCCGTCGAGGCCCTGGACGTCACCGCGCTCACCGCGATCCGCCCCCGCTGGTGCGGCTCCGCGCCCGCCGCCCCGGGCGCCTACACCGCGCAGCTGCGCGCCCACGGCGGCGAGAGCGAGGTCTTCGCCGAACTCGTGGACGGCGAACTGCGCGTCTCCTTCACCGAGCCGGTCCGCGGCGTGGCCCCCGGCCAGGCGATCGTGCTCTACGACGGCACCCGCGTGGTCGGCTCCGCCACCATCGCCACGACCCGGCGGGCCGCCGCCGCTTCCGTCTAG
- a CDS encoding ABC transporter permease, with product MLAYLLRRIFAVIVMLLVISLVTFGIFFLFPKMIGTDPALYFVGKQSDPAAIEGIRQKMGLDDPILVQFGKFVVGLVAGRTYANGSDVTQCAAPCFGYSFKTEQEVWPLLLDWLPVTLSLAAGAVVIWVIGGVATGVISALKRGTMLDRSAMGVALAGVSLPIYFTGMLFIAFFSDQLGWFGRPAATFADDPGTWFNGMILPWVSLAFLYAAMYARLTRATMLEVLNEDYIRTARAKGLTEPVVIGKHAMRSTMTPILTVLGLDLGALMGGAVLTESTFSLHGLGYNAVRAINDHDLPVILGITLISAFFVVAANLIVDLMYAVIDPRVRLS from the coding sequence GTGCTTGCATATCTCCTCCGACGGATCTTCGCCGTCATCGTCATGCTGTTGGTCATCTCGCTGGTGACCTTCGGAATCTTCTTCCTCTTCCCGAAGATGATCGGAACGGATCCGGCGCTCTACTTCGTCGGTAAGCAGTCCGACCCCGCCGCCATCGAGGGCATCCGGCAGAAGATGGGTCTCGACGACCCGATCCTCGTCCAGTTCGGCAAGTTCGTCGTCGGGCTGGTGGCGGGTCGCACGTACGCCAACGGCTCCGACGTCACGCAATGCGCCGCGCCCTGCTTCGGCTACTCCTTCAAGACCGAGCAGGAGGTGTGGCCGCTGCTGCTCGACTGGCTGCCGGTCACCCTGTCGCTCGCCGCCGGCGCCGTCGTGATCTGGGTCATCGGCGGTGTCGCCACCGGCGTCATCTCCGCCCTCAAGCGCGGTACGATGCTCGACCGTTCGGCCATGGGCGTCGCCCTCGCCGGCGTCTCCCTGCCCATCTACTTCACGGGCATGCTCTTCATCGCCTTCTTCTCCGACCAGCTCGGCTGGTTCGGGCGTCCCGCGGCGACGTTCGCCGACGATCCGGGCACGTGGTTCAACGGCATGATCCTGCCGTGGGTCTCGCTCGCCTTCCTCTACGCGGCGATGTACGCACGGCTCACCCGAGCGACCATGCTCGAAGTCCTCAACGAGGACTACATCCGCACCGCCCGGGCCAAGGGCCTGACCGAACCCGTCGTCATCGGCAAGCACGCCATGCGCTCCACGATGACGCCGATCCTGACCGTCCTCGGCCTGGACCTCGGCGCCCTGATGGGCGGCGCGGTGCTGACCGAGTCCACCTTCTCGCTGCACGGCCTCGGCTACAACGCGGTCCGCGCCATCAACGACCACGACCTGCCGGTCATCCTGGGCATCACCCTGATCTCCGCGTTCTTCGTCGTCGCCGCGAACCTCATCGTCGACCTCATGTACGCGGTGATCGACCCCCGAGTGAGGCTGTCATGA
- a CDS encoding trimeric intracellular cation channel family protein, giving the protein MLHDLFPPGVQHALDLAGIFVFATAGALLAVRKNFDVFGIAVLALVTALGGGLFRDLVIGAVPPAAFGELSFFVTPLIAAALVFFLHPEVQRINRAINVFDAAGLALFCVTGTTKAYEYGLGLTASAALGLATAVGGGVLRDVLANDVPSLLRDREMYAVPAVVGSSMVAVAIAFDCLNAVTTGLAIVTTFVLRLLAMRYHWRAPLAWNRRSSVAEEP; this is encoded by the coding sequence GTGCTCCACGATCTCTTCCCGCCGGGGGTTCAGCATGCGCTGGACCTCGCCGGCATCTTCGTCTTCGCCACCGCGGGCGCCCTGCTCGCCGTCCGCAAGAACTTCGACGTGTTCGGCATCGCCGTCCTCGCCCTGGTCACCGCCCTCGGCGGCGGCCTCTTCCGCGACCTGGTCATCGGCGCCGTCCCGCCGGCCGCCTTCGGCGAGCTCAGCTTCTTCGTGACCCCGCTGATCGCCGCCGCGCTCGTCTTCTTCCTGCACCCCGAGGTCCAGCGGATCAACCGCGCCATCAACGTCTTCGACGCGGCCGGCCTCGCCCTCTTCTGCGTGACCGGCACCACCAAGGCCTACGAGTACGGCCTCGGCCTCACCGCGTCCGCCGCCCTGGGACTGGCCACGGCCGTCGGCGGCGGCGTACTGCGCGACGTACTGGCCAACGACGTGCCCTCGCTGCTGCGCGACCGGGAGATGTACGCCGTGCCCGCCGTCGTCGGCTCCTCCATGGTCGCCGTCGCCATCGCCTTCGACTGCCTCAACGCGGTGACCACCGGCCTCGCGATCGTCACCACCTTCGTTCTGCGGCTGCTCGCCATGCGCTACCACTGGCGCGCGCCGCTGGCCTGGAACCGGCGTTCGTCGGTGGCCGAAGAGCCGTAA
- a CDS encoding ABC transporter ATP-binding protein: MTDIKKTDPAVIPEQATDSPDAPAPEVLLKVSGLTKHFPITKGLLRRQAGAVKAVDGIDFDVRRGETLGVVGESGCGKSTMGRLITRLLEPTGGTVEFEGKDITHLGVAGMRPMRRDIQMIFQDPYGSLNPRHTVGTIVSAPFKLQGVEPEGGLKAEVQRLLSLVGLNPEHYNRYPHEFSGGQRQRIGIARALALKPKLVVADEPVSALDVSIQAQVVNLLDDLQQELGLTYVIIAHDLSVIRHVSDRIAVMYLGKIVELADNKSLYRAPMHPYTTALMSAVPVPDPRRRGVKSGRILLKGDVPSPISPPSGCRFHTRCWKATQICTTQEPPLLALKTGHQVACHHPENAPDQAPGDKPLPGAADAVVTVSE; the protein is encoded by the coding sequence GTGACCGACATCAAGAAGACGGATCCGGCCGTCATTCCCGAGCAGGCCACGGACTCTCCCGACGCTCCCGCTCCCGAGGTGCTGCTCAAGGTCTCCGGCCTGACCAAGCACTTCCCCATCACCAAGGGGCTGCTGCGCCGGCAGGCGGGCGCGGTCAAGGCCGTCGACGGCATCGACTTCGACGTCCGCCGCGGTGAGACCCTGGGCGTCGTCGGCGAGTCCGGCTGCGGCAAGTCGACGATGGGCCGGCTGATCACCCGGCTGCTCGAACCGACCGGCGGCACCGTCGAGTTCGAGGGCAAGGACATCACGCACCTCGGCGTCGCCGGGATGCGGCCCATGCGCCGCGACATCCAGATGATCTTCCAGGACCCGTACGGCTCGCTGAACCCCCGGCACACGGTGGGCACGATCGTCAGCGCGCCCTTCAAGCTCCAGGGTGTGGAGCCGGAGGGCGGCCTCAAGGCGGAGGTGCAGCGGCTGCTGTCCCTCGTCGGCCTCAACCCCGAGCACTACAACCGCTACCCGCACGAGTTCTCGGGCGGCCAGCGCCAGCGCATCGGCATCGCCCGGGCCCTGGCGCTGAAGCCGAAGCTGGTCGTGGCGGACGAGCCCGTCTCGGCGCTCGACGTCTCCATCCAGGCGCAGGTGGTCAACCTGCTGGACGACCTCCAGCAGGAGCTGGGCCTCACCTACGTGATCATCGCGCACGACCTCTCGGTCATCCGGCACGTGTCGGACCGGATCGCGGTGATGTACCTCGGCAAGATCGTCGAGCTGGCGGACAACAAGTCGCTGTACAGGGCGCCCATGCACCCGTACACCACGGCGCTGATGTCCGCGGTGCCGGTGCCGGACCCGCGGCGGCGCGGGGTCAAGAGCGGCCGCATCCTCCTCAAGGGCGACGTGCCCTCGCCGATCTCCCCGCCGAGCGGCTGCCGCTTCCACACGCGGTGCTGGAAGGCGACGCAGATCTGCACCACGCAGGAGCCGCCGCTGCTGGCCCTGAAGACCGGCCACCAGGTGGCCTGCCACCACCCCGAGAACGCCCCCGACCAGGCACCGGGCGACAAGCCCCTGCCGGGCGCGGCGGACGCGGTGGTCACGGTTTCGGAGTAG
- a CDS encoding DUF1330 domain-containing protein, with product MTAYGIAHIRPETVNEDVLEYIERIQSTMEPFEGRFLVHGAEVEVMEGPFPGTVVVVGFPDMARARAWYASPAYQALIPLRTRHMAGEVILVEGVPADYDAGRTAAALRAAAGL from the coding sequence ATGACCGCGTACGGCATCGCCCACATCCGCCCCGAGACCGTCAACGAGGACGTCCTCGAGTACATCGAGCGCATCCAGTCGACCATGGAGCCCTTCGAAGGGCGCTTCCTCGTGCACGGCGCCGAGGTCGAGGTCATGGAAGGGCCCTTCCCCGGCACGGTGGTCGTGGTCGGCTTCCCGGACATGGCCCGCGCCCGCGCCTGGTACGCCTCACCCGCCTATCAGGCGCTCATCCCCCTGCGCACCCGCCACATGGCGGGCGAGGTCATCCTGGTCGAGGGCGTCCCCGCGGACTACGACGCCGGGAGGACGGCCGCCGCCCTGCGCGCGGCCGCGGGCCTCTGA
- a CDS encoding GlxA family transcriptional regulator, with product MTETQEHAEPTTRRGSGADGRHLVVVLALPGFPPFELGIPSRVFGSAVGDDGEALYEVLVCTADGAPVPSDAGFGLQPAAGPEALAAADTVIVPPTHAMPELADGGPLPPAVARAIAGIRPGTRLVSICSGSYVLAAAGLLDDRPATTHWNLAEEFRRAYPRVRIDEDVLFVDDGDVLTSAGVAAGVDLCLHLIRRDHGAAVTNRAARMCVVPPWRDGGQAQYIDRPVPEPAVATTTATRAWALERLAEPITLAELAAHARMSLRTFTRRFRDEVGMTPVQWLTTQRLEIARHLLESSDLPVDLVAHRAGFGSANSLRQHMRSSLGVSPIAYRRTFQPAPA from the coding sequence ATGACCGAGACACAGGAGCACGCCGAGCCCACGACCCGCCGCGGGAGCGGCGCGGACGGCCGGCACCTGGTCGTGGTGCTGGCCCTGCCAGGCTTCCCCCCGTTCGAGCTGGGCATCCCTTCCCGGGTCTTCGGTAGCGCCGTGGGGGACGACGGCGAAGCCCTGTACGAGGTGCTCGTCTGCACCGCCGACGGCGCCCCCGTGCCCAGCGACGCCGGCTTCGGCCTCCAGCCCGCCGCCGGACCGGAAGCCCTCGCCGCCGCCGACACGGTGATCGTCCCGCCCACCCACGCCATGCCGGAGCTGGCCGACGGCGGGCCGCTGCCGCCCGCGGTCGCCCGGGCCATCGCGGGCATCCGCCCCGGCACCCGCCTGGTGTCCATCTGCTCCGGCTCCTACGTCCTCGCCGCCGCCGGACTCCTCGACGACCGGCCCGCCACCACGCACTGGAACCTCGCCGAGGAGTTCCGCCGCGCCTACCCCCGCGTCCGCATCGACGAGGACGTCCTCTTCGTCGACGACGGCGACGTCCTGACCTCGGCCGGCGTCGCCGCCGGCGTCGACCTGTGCCTGCACCTGATCCGCCGCGACCACGGAGCGGCCGTCACCAACCGGGCCGCCCGCATGTGCGTCGTACCGCCCTGGCGCGACGGCGGCCAGGCCCAGTACATCGACCGCCCCGTCCCCGAGCCCGCCGTCGCCACGACCACCGCCACCCGCGCCTGGGCCCTGGAACGCCTCGCCGAACCGATCACCCTGGCCGAGCTCGCCGCCCACGCCCGGATGAGCCTGCGCACCTTCACCCGGCGGTTCCGCGACGAGGTCGGCATGACCCCGGTCCAGTGGCTCACCACCCAACGCCTGGAGATCGCCCGCCACTTGCTGGAATCCAGCGACCTGCCCGTCGACCTGGTCGCCCACCGGGCCGGCTTCGGATCGGCCAATTCCCTGCGCCAGCACATGCGCAGCTCCCTCGGCGTCTCCCCGATCGCCTACCGGCGCACCTTCCAGCCCGCGCCGGCATGA
- a CDS encoding ABC transporter ATP-binding protein — protein MTDLTKTGALNEPVAGTRPPTAFLEVRDLKVHFPTEDGLVKSVDGLSFTLEKGKTLGIVGESGSGKSVTSLGIMGLHRVGQYGRQRARISGEIWLDGKELLSADEDEVRKLRGREIAMIFQDPLSAMHPYFTIGKQIAEAYRVHNKVDKKAARTRAVELLDRVGIPEPHKRVDSYPHEFSGGMRQRAMIAMALVNNPELLIADEPTTALDVTVQAQILDLIRDLQQEFGSAVIMITHDLGVVAEMADELLVMYGGRCVERGTAEKVFYEPRHPYTWGLLGSMPRIDREQTERLIPVKGSPPSLINIPSGCAFNPRCPYADVPKDNVTRTVRPELVEEDGTRHWSACHMSQEERTRIWTEEIAPKL, from the coding sequence ATGACCGATCTCACCAAGACCGGTGCCCTGAACGAGCCCGTCGCCGGCACCCGGCCTCCCACCGCCTTCCTCGAGGTCCGCGACCTCAAGGTGCACTTCCCGACCGAGGACGGCTTGGTCAAGTCGGTCGACGGGCTCTCCTTCACGCTGGAGAAGGGCAAGACCCTGGGCATCGTGGGCGAGTCCGGCTCCGGCAAGTCGGTCACCTCGCTCGGCATCATGGGCCTGCACCGCGTGGGCCAGTACGGCCGCCAGCGGGCCCGGATCTCCGGCGAGATCTGGCTGGACGGCAAGGAGCTGCTCTCCGCCGACGAGGACGAGGTGCGCAAGCTGCGGGGCCGGGAGATCGCGATGATCTTCCAGGACCCGCTGTCCGCGATGCACCCCTACTTCACCATCGGCAAGCAGATCGCCGAGGCCTACCGGGTCCACAACAAGGTCGACAAGAAGGCCGCGCGCACCCGCGCCGTCGAACTCCTGGACCGCGTGGGCATCCCCGAGCCGCACAAGCGGGTCGACAGCTACCCGCACGAGTTCTCCGGCGGCATGCGCCAGCGTGCCATGATCGCGATGGCGCTGGTCAACAACCCCGAGCTGCTCATCGCGGACGAGCCGACGACCGCCCTGGACGTCACCGTCCAGGCGCAGATCCTCGACCTCATCCGCGACCTCCAGCAGGAGTTCGGCTCCGCGGTCATCATGATCACGCACGACCTCGGCGTGGTCGCCGAGATGGCCGACGAACTCCTCGTGATGTACGGCGGCCGGTGCGTCGAGCGCGGCACGGCCGAGAAGGTCTTCTACGAGCCCCGGCACCCCTACACCTGGGGCCTGCTGGGCTCGATGCCGCGCATCGACCGGGAACAGACCGAGCGCCTCATCCCGGTCAAGGGCTCGCCGCCCAGCCTCATCAACATCCCGAGCGGCTGTGCTTTCAACCCGCGCTGCCCGTACGCCGACGTACCCAAGGACAACGTGACCCGCACGGTGCGGCCGGAGCTGGTCGAGGAAGACGGCACCCGCCACTGGTCCGCCTGCCACATGTCGCAGGAGGAGCGGACCCGGATCTGGACCGAAGAGATTGCGCCGAAGCTGTGA